The Parabacteroides sp. AD58 genome includes a window with the following:
- a CDS encoding TolC family protein, whose translation MKKILLCIWGIITLSSCHIYRAYERPDIAVSDSLYRQSVPIADTTSLASLSWKELFTDPQLQRLIETGLNNNTDLGIAYLKVKEAEALLMTSRLAYLPAVSFTPQGSVSSLDGAKATKTYDLAVSADWEIDIFGKLLNAKRGAKAALEQSEAYQQAVQTQLVATIANSYYSLLMLDEQLHITRRTAETWNENVRAMKALKRAGQTTEMAVAQTEASKLSVESSILSLEQQINEMENSLSTLLGMNPQEIGRSTLDAQVFPDSISTGVPLQLLSRRPDVKQCEAQLAAAYYATNAARSAFYPNITLSGSAGWTNAGGAAITNPGQWLLSAVGSLVQPLFNRGQNIANLEIAKAQQEEALLSFRQSLLNAGAEVNDALVQWQAARKRIQLDKQQATSLQSALRSSELLMQHSSQNYLEVLTARQALLQAELDVASDRFDEIQGVINLYHALGGGY comes from the coding sequence ATGAAAAAGATATTGTTATGCATATGGGGTATAATAACCCTAAGTAGCTGCCATATTTACCGGGCATACGAACGGCCGGATATAGCTGTTTCCGACAGTCTCTACCGCCAGTCTGTTCCAATTGCAGACACCACGTCATTAGCTTCACTTTCTTGGAAAGAGCTTTTTACTGATCCGCAATTACAACGGCTCATTGAAACAGGCCTTAACAACAATACAGATCTGGGGATCGCATATCTGAAAGTGAAAGAAGCAGAAGCACTACTGATGACTTCACGTCTGGCTTATCTTCCGGCTGTATCGTTCACACCGCAAGGTTCTGTCAGCAGTTTGGATGGGGCAAAAGCCACCAAGACTTATGACTTGGCAGTCTCGGCAGATTGGGAAATCGACATCTTTGGCAAGTTACTCAATGCCAAACGAGGTGCGAAAGCGGCTCTTGAACAAAGTGAAGCCTATCAACAAGCTGTACAAACTCAACTGGTCGCCACAATCGCCAACAGTTATTATAGTTTACTCATGTTAGACGAACAACTGCATATTACGCGACGTACAGCTGAAACCTGGAATGAAAATGTGCGGGCAATGAAGGCATTGAAACGTGCTGGACAAACGACGGAAATGGCAGTGGCACAAACTGAAGCCAGTAAACTCTCAGTAGAATCTTCTATCCTTTCACTTGAACAACAAATCAACGAGATGGAAAATTCTTTGTCTACTTTACTAGGCATGAACCCTCAAGAAATTGGCCGTTCAACATTAGATGCTCAGGTCTTTCCCGACTCCATTTCAACGGGTGTACCTCTACAGTTGTTAAGCCGACGGCCAGATGTCAAGCAGTGTGAAGCTCAGTTAGCAGCAGCCTATTATGCAACAAATGCAGCACGTTCAGCTTTCTATCCGAATATTACATTAAGCGGATCGGCCGGTTGGACCAATGCTGGTGGTGCGGCCATTACCAATCCCGGACAATGGTTATTATCGGCGGTCGGCTCACTGGTACAGCCGCTATTTAATAGAGGACAAAACATAGCAAACCTGGAAATAGCCAAAGCGCAACAGGAAGAGGCTCTGCTGTCTTTCCGCCAAAGTCTGCTGAATGCCGGAGCCGAAGTAAATGATGCCCTCGTACAATGGCAGGCAGCCCGTAAACGGATTCAGCTGGATAAACAACAGGCAACTTCCCTTCAGTCGGCCTTGCGCAGTTCTGAATTACTAATGCAACACAGTTCTCAGAACTATCTGGAAGTACTTACTGCCCGTCAGGCTCTGTTACAGGCCGAACTGGATGTCGCGTCCGACCGCTTTGATGAAATACAAGGTGTCATCAACCTATACCACGCATTAGGCGGCGGTTATTAA
- a CDS encoding TonB-dependent receptor, which translates to MKIRTIISLLFILVSTTIYAQKRVKVTGYVRDADGNPLELVNILVKNSLNGTMTNEKGFYSLNVTPGDSVTFIYSCLGYNKAERIIPSLQADMRLNVKMNYTSINLGDFAVTAIRKQTSTMETMQADKVKLLPDPSGGSIESLVVTFAGVSSNNELSSQYSVRGGSYDENIIYVNGIEVFRPLLIRSGQQEGLSFVNPDLTQEVNFSAGGFEARYGDKMSSVLDITYKKPKEFEGSASASLLGGNVYVGSSTGKFTQVTGFRYKSGRSLLGTMDTDAEYDPRFMDLQTYMTYAFSPKWEATFLGNFATNKYRFVPHSRETTFGTIENSQKFTVWFPNSNENDKFQTLFGALTLAYKPNDNTTLGIQASAFNSEEDERYDIAGEYWLNDGSGDNSTMDAGSSALSVGRYQEHARNRLHSNVMNVGHYGSARVLNNTIKWGAQVQMERISDKIVEWEKRDSSGYSLPHTGDGVNLFSNLYSQNKLESTRLSAYVQDAFKFRTKQGLFSVTGGVRGSYWSYNKEFIFSPRVSVGFIPNANQDLTFRLATGLYYQSPFYKELRQVVTDEEGNDIVKLNNQLKSQRSIHVIAGGDYTFRAVDRNFKVTAELYYKKLDNLIPYTVDNVKIRYYGENCAKGYAAGVDVKFFGEFVPGTDSWISFSLMKAEQTIRETTKAPLPNSPGYNIGLFFQDYFPGYKRVQLNLKGVLSGGLPVTIPNKGYEDGYFRTPAYKRVDMGISYQLIEKDDAIRDRGFFRYLKNAWLGLDVFNLFDMKNVNSYYWITRADNNQFAVPNYLTGRQINVRLLVDF; encoded by the coding sequence ATGAAAATACGAACGATTATTTCTTTGCTATTCATACTTGTATCCACAACAATTTATGCCCAGAAAAGGGTAAAGGTGACCGGTTATGTGCGAGATGCCGACGGTAATCCGCTGGAACTGGTAAACATTCTGGTAAAGAATTCACTGAATGGTACTATGACCAACGAAAAAGGTTTCTATTCATTGAATGTTACACCCGGAGATTCTGTTACCTTTATTTATTCCTGCCTGGGTTACAACAAGGCTGAACGCATTATTCCTTCCCTGCAAGCCGACATGCGCCTCAATGTAAAGATGAATTATACATCAATCAACTTGGGCGACTTTGCCGTGACAGCTATCCGAAAACAAACATCCACCATGGAAACCATGCAAGCTGACAAAGTAAAATTACTTCCCGATCCTTCTGGAGGCAGCATAGAAAGCTTGGTGGTTACTTTTGCCGGTGTCTCTTCTAATAATGAATTGAGTTCCCAATATTCCGTTCGTGGAGGAAGTTACGATGAAAATATCATTTATGTGAATGGTATTGAAGTATTCCGTCCGCTGCTGATCCGTTCCGGACAACAGGAAGGCTTGAGTTTCGTTAATCCGGATTTGACACAGGAAGTTAATTTCTCGGCCGGTGGTTTTGAAGCCCGTTATGGTGACAAGATGAGTTCTGTTTTGGATATTACATACAAGAAGCCCAAAGAGTTTGAAGGTTCTGCTTCTGCCAGTCTGTTAGGAGGAAATGTGTATGTTGGGAGTTCAACCGGGAAATTTACCCAAGTTACTGGTTTCCGTTATAAAAGCGGTCGTTCATTATTAGGAACAATGGATACCGATGCGGAATACGATCCACGCTTCATGGACTTACAAACCTATATGACCTATGCGTTTTCACCCAAATGGGAAGCTACTTTCTTAGGCAACTTTGCTACCAACAAATACCGTTTCGTGCCTCATAGCCGTGAAACTACATTCGGGACCATCGAAAACAGCCAGAAGTTTACCGTCTGGTTTCCAAACAGTAATGAAAACGATAAGTTCCAGACCTTATTCGGCGCCTTAACGCTTGCCTATAAGCCTAACGACAATACCACATTGGGCATACAGGCTTCTGCTTTCAACAGTGAAGAAGACGAACGATATGATATTGCCGGAGAATACTGGCTGAATGATGGAAGCGGCGACAACTCAACGATGGATGCCGGAAGCTCGGCTCTCTCTGTTGGGCGTTATCAGGAACATGCCCGCAACCGTCTCCACTCGAATGTCATGAATGTAGGGCATTATGGAAGTGCGCGCGTTTTGAACAACACCATCAAATGGGGCGCACAGGTACAAATGGAACGGATTAGCGATAAAATTGTTGAATGGGAAAAACGTGACTCATCAGGTTACTCTCTTCCTCATACCGGCGACGGCGTAAATCTGTTTTCTAATTTATATTCACAAAACAAGTTGGAAAGTACCCGCCTGTCGGCATACGTGCAAGATGCATTCAAGTTCCGCACCAAACAAGGTCTTTTCAGTGTGACAGGCGGTGTGCGAGGTAGTTACTGGAGTTATAACAAGGAATTCATCTTCAGTCCGCGTGTTTCGGTTGGATTTATTCCCAACGCCAATCAGGACCTGACGTTCCGCCTAGCTACCGGTCTGTATTACCAGTCGCCTTTCTATAAAGAATTAAGACAGGTTGTTACAGATGAAGAGGGAAACGATATTGTCAAACTGAATAACCAGCTCAAGTCCCAGCGTTCTATTCATGTGATTGCCGGAGGTGATTATACATTTCGCGCCGTCGACCGGAACTTTAAGGTTACGGCAGAACTCTATTACAAGAAACTGGATAATCTGATTCCTTATACGGTTGATAATGTAAAAATCAGATATTATGGTGAGAACTGTGCCAAAGGATACGCGGCAGGTGTCGATGTTAAGTTCTTTGGCGAATTTGTTCCGGGAACCGACTCCTGGATCAGTTTCTCTTTGATGAAAGCAGAACAAACAATTCGGGAAACAACCAAAGCCCCGCTTCCCAACAGTCCGGGTTATAATATCGGTCTGTTCTTCCAAGACTACTTTCCAGGTTACAAACGTGTTCAGCTGAACCTGAAAGGTGTTTTATCAGGTGGACTGCCGGTGACCATTCCCAATAAAGGATACGAAGACGGTTATTTCCGCACACCTGCTTATAAACGTGTAGACATGGGTATTTCTTATCAACTGATAGAAAAAGACGATGCCATCCGCGACCGTGGTTTCTTCCGCTACCTGAAGAATGCCTGGTTAGGACTGGATGTATTTAATCTCTTTGACATGAAGAATGTCAATTCCTATTATTGGATTACACGTGCGGACAATAATCAGTTTGCCGTTCCGAATTATCTGACCGGCCGACAAATTAATGTCCGCTTGCTGGTAGACTTTTAA
- a CDS encoding DUF5020 family protein, with product MRKFFVCALLSLAVWAGKGQNVQLHYDFGGALYDKDLDGRPVLTSTVEMFKPDKWGSTYFFVDMDYTSKGIASAYWEISRELSFWKAPFSIHVEYDGGLNNQSSFNNAYLGGLTYTFNSKDFTKGFTFTGMYKYIQKSEKPNNFQLTGTWYIHFAKNGLCTFCGFADWWREKNPHGNFIFLTEPQFWLNLNKFEKIDDKFKLSVGTEVELSHNFSFRNGFYAIPTLAVKWSFD from the coding sequence ATGCGGAAATTCTTTGTTTGTGCCTTACTTTCATTGGCTGTATGGGCCGGAAAAGGGCAAAATGTGCAATTACATTATGACTTTGGCGGAGCTTTGTATGATAAAGACTTAGATGGCCGTCCGGTATTGACCAGTACGGTTGAAATGTTTAAGCCCGATAAATGGGGAAGTACTTATTTCTTTGTGGATATGGATTATACTTCTAAGGGAATTGCTTCGGCTTATTGGGAAATATCTCGTGAGTTGAGTTTCTGGAAAGCCCCATTCTCTATACATGTTGAATATGATGGTGGACTCAATAATCAGTCTTCATTCAATAATGCCTATTTAGGCGGTCTGACTTATACATTCAATTCGAAAGACTTTACGAAAGGCTTTACTTTTACCGGTATGTATAAGTATATTCAGAAATCCGAGAAACCGAATAATTTCCAGCTGACAGGAACTTGGTACATTCATTTTGCCAAGAATGGCCTCTGTACCTTCTGTGGTTTTGCCGACTGGTGGCGTGAAAAGAATCCTCATGGTAATTTTATCTTCCTGACAGAGCCACAATTTTGGTTGAATCTGAATAAATTTGAGAAAATAGACGACAAATTCAAGCTCAGCGTGGGTACGGAAGTTGAGTTAAGTCATAACTTCAGTTTCCGGAACGGATTTTATGCCATACCTACATTGGCTGTCAAATGGTCGTTTGATTAA
- a CDS encoding 1,4-dihydroxy-2-naphthoate polyprenyltransferase: protein MKNLSSPGKGKAWLEAARPRTLPASLSPVLVGAALAFRDGYFQWIPTLLCVLVALLAQIASNFANDYFDFKKGADGADRLGPERAVAQGWIQPKSMLTGTFITLGLACFCGCMLLFFAGWELIPVGIAIALCVLAYSAGPFPLAYNGLGDVCVLLFYGIIPVCFTYYVQALHFSLLSLLLSVAVGLLSVNILVINNYRDYIQDKAANKRTTIVIFGRRFGRILYLLNGIIALLLILPFLLQASSWILAAFGLFFVLFIATWQEMRHKNGKELNPTLAHTARNVLLFSILLSVFLILY from the coding sequence ATGAAGAATTTATCATCTCCTGGTAAAGGAAAAGCGTGGCTGGAAGCGGCTCGTCCCCGTACGCTCCCGGCGTCTTTAAGTCCGGTATTGGTCGGAGCAGCGTTGGCTTTCCGCGACGGTTACTTCCAATGGATTCCTACCCTACTTTGTGTGTTAGTAGCCTTATTGGCACAGATAGCCAGCAATTTCGCCAATGATTATTTCGATTTCAAGAAAGGTGCCGACGGTGCCGACCGCCTCGGTCCAGAACGGGCTGTCGCCCAAGGCTGGATTCAGCCTAAAAGCATGCTGACCGGTACTTTCATCACCTTAGGGCTGGCCTGCTTTTGTGGATGTATGCTTCTTTTCTTTGCCGGCTGGGAACTGATTCCGGTAGGGATTGCCATTGCCTTGTGTGTACTTGCCTATTCTGCTGGTCCGTTTCCTTTGGCATACAACGGACTGGGCGATGTTTGTGTCCTGCTGTTTTACGGTATTATTCCCGTCTGCTTTACTTACTATGTACAAGCACTGCATTTCTCGTTGCTGTCATTGCTTCTCTCTGTTGCTGTCGGTTTATTATCAGTCAATATTCTGGTTATCAACAATTACCGGGACTATATACAGGATAAGGCAGCAAACAAACGGACGACCATTGTTATTTTCGGGCGTCGTTTCGGGCGAATTCTGTATCTGCTGAACGGAATCATTGCCCTGTTGCTGATTCTACCTTTCTTGCTGCAAGCCAGTTCTTGGATATTGGCCGCCTTCGGACTCTTCTTTGTCCTGTTCATAGCGACCTGGCAGGAAATGAGACACAAAAACGGAAAAGAGCTGAACCCGACGTTAGCCCATACAGCTCGCAATGTCTTGCTCTTCTCCATCCTGCTGTCTGTCTTTCTGATTTTATACTGA
- a CDS encoding GNAT family N-acetyltransferase, giving the protein MFERRMDWQIKQVTTNKKQFLSLLLLADEQESMIDRYLDRGDLFVMYVDEESWIAVAVVTNEEEGVYELKNLAVDPAYQRKGIGRQMVDFLCRHYQQTGHTMLVGTGDSRQTVSFYQSCGFTYSHTLPGFFTENYDHPIIEDGKVLTDMIYFRKRLS; this is encoded by the coding sequence ATGTTTGAAAGACGAATGGACTGGCAAATAAAACAGGTTACAACGAATAAAAAACAATTCCTCTCTTTGCTTCTTTTGGCGGACGAACAGGAATCGATGATCGACCGTTATTTGGATCGGGGCGATCTGTTTGTGATGTATGTGGATGAAGAATCGTGGATTGCCGTCGCTGTGGTAACGAATGAGGAAGAAGGTGTCTATGAACTGAAGAACCTGGCGGTCGATCCTGCCTATCAACGAAAGGGAATCGGAAGACAAATGGTTGATTTCCTTTGCCGCCATTATCAGCAAACGGGACATACCATGCTAGTGGGTACGGGCGATAGCCGACAAACGGTTTCTTTTTATCAGAGTTGTGGTTTTACTTATTCGCATACGCTTCCCGGTTTCTTTACGGAGAATTATGATCACCCGATTATTGAAGACGGGAAAGTCTTGACAGATATGATTTATTTCCGGAAAAGATTGTCCTGA
- a CDS encoding GNAT family N-acetyltransferase: MKRTSFRLRPWQKSDTTSLARYLNNKKIWDNCRDRLPFPYTEDDARTFIDYAVAQQGWNEFCIEIAGEAVGNISFMRGTDVERFNAEVGYWLAEPFWNQAIMGEALQEAMRIYGENSDIKRWFAQVYEGNRASMRVLEKVGFRQVAVLRKACFKNGDFMDLNYFECLKDEWTGK, translated from the coding sequence ATGAAGCGGACTTCTTTTCGGCTTCGCCCCTGGCAGAAATCGGATACAACGTCGTTGGCCCGGTATTTGAACAACAAAAAGATCTGGGATAATTGCCGGGATCGTCTTCCTTTTCCTTATACGGAAGATGACGCTCGTACTTTTATCGATTATGCAGTGGCCCAGCAGGGATGGAATGAGTTCTGTATTGAAATCGCTGGCGAAGCTGTCGGAAATATCAGTTTTATGCGGGGAACAGATGTGGAACGCTTCAATGCCGAAGTTGGGTATTGGTTGGCAGAACCTTTCTGGAATCAGGCTATTATGGGCGAGGCTTTGCAGGAAGCGATGCGTATATATGGGGAAAATTCAGATATAAAGCGTTGGTTTGCCCAAGTGTACGAAGGTAATAGGGCTTCCATGCGTGTTCTTGAAAAAGTAGGTTTCCGCCAAGTTGCTGTTCTTCGCAAGGCTTGTTTCAAGAACGGAGACTTTATGGATTTAAATTATTTTGAATGTTTGAAAGACGAATGGACTGGCAAATAA
- a CDS encoding TIGR04076 family protein, with amino-acid sequence MKKVKITVLRKTLIEDLVKEYGAEGLTKCPMLQEGQVFYADYAKPEGFCDEAWKAIYQYVFALAHGAGNQLFYYGDWIRKPGVAICSCNDGLRPVIFKLEATDEEAEIDYTPVKD; translated from the coding sequence ATGAAGAAAGTAAAGATTACAGTGTTGAGGAAAACTCTTATTGAAGATTTAGTTAAGGAATATGGTGCCGAAGGATTAACCAAGTGTCCGATGTTGCAGGAAGGACAAGTCTTTTATGCCGACTATGCCAAACCGGAAGGATTCTGTGATGAAGCCTGGAAGGCTATTTATCAGTATGTATTCGCTTTGGCTCATGGAGCCGGTAATCAGTTATTCTATTATGGCGATTGGATTCGTAAACCGGGAGTGGCTATCTGTAGTTGTAACGATGGTTTGCGTCCGGTTATCTTTAAGTTGGAAGCTACCGATGAAGAGGCGGAAATTGATTATACTCCAGTGAAAGATTAG
- a CDS encoding lipase family protein: MTWNTTNKLWIVMLMVFFVACSKEESFDMPEEDQYLTNIIEERHIDKTELAAQITDFIGDEGIQLPEALILGLLCDIDVAAIEYNTVGVDGSTVTASGVIAIPSGTTYYNHLLSIQHVTLDIDQAPSRQDFYYELIPVVNGHIVVMADYLGYGSSQTSDRQHPYLHARLTGTACADMIEAARQYLQQKGIKEETDSLELIGYSQGGQATIATVLELERRGNGNSIRAVHAGGGAYDLEMTLQTFISPTDAPDSYSRTGYAPYLIRGMAYGEQLDVRDENLYAPEVISNGLNELFSTRPLSEWHQALGTDITHVLHPDFFAPPSFNGNADVLAIVEALRKNSLLNASPQPQAYIHLYHSPKDEQVPYSNSVNAHAAWPATSLTDLEMPKHATCGVEFIMRYMGLWEIFGPLILAGQ, translated from the coding sequence ATGACTTGGAATACGACAAACAAACTGTGGATTGTAATGTTGATGGTCTTTTTTGTTGCCTGCAGCAAAGAGGAATCTTTCGACATGCCCGAAGAGGACCAATATCTGACCAACATCATCGAAGAAAGACATATTGATAAGACAGAATTAGCGGCACAGATAACAGACTTTATCGGAGACGAAGGCATTCAACTGCCCGAAGCGCTGATCCTCGGTTTGCTGTGCGATATTGATGTGGCAGCAATCGAATATAATACGGTTGGAGTCGACGGTTCTACAGTAACGGCTTCAGGAGTAATTGCCATACCAAGTGGGACAACTTACTACAACCATTTGCTCAGCATCCAGCATGTGACATTGGATATCGACCAGGCTCCATCACGTCAGGACTTCTATTATGAGTTGATACCGGTAGTAAACGGCCACATTGTCGTCATGGCTGATTATTTAGGTTATGGTTCCAGTCAGACTTCTGACCGGCAACATCCGTACTTGCATGCCCGGCTGACCGGAACAGCTTGTGCCGATATGATCGAGGCCGCCCGCCAATATTTGCAGCAGAAGGGAATTAAGGAAGAGACTGACAGCCTCGAACTGATAGGTTATTCGCAAGGCGGACAGGCAACCATCGCTACCGTGCTCGAACTCGAACGGCGCGGCAATGGGAACAGCATCCGCGCTGTCCATGCTGGTGGAGGAGCTTACGACTTGGAAATGACCTTGCAAACCTTCATCTCTCCTACCGATGCTCCAGATTCCTATTCACGGACCGGCTACGCGCCTTACCTGATACGTGGCATGGCATATGGCGAGCAACTAGATGTACGGGATGAGAATTTATACGCGCCGGAAGTAATCAGCAACGGGCTGAACGAACTATTCTCTACTCGTCCGCTTTCGGAATGGCATCAGGCATTAGGCACCGATATAACCCACGTACTACATCCCGACTTCTTTGCGCCACCGTCCTTCAATGGCAATGCGGATGTTTTAGCCATCGTCGAAGCCCTACGTAAGAACTCTCTCTTAAATGCTTCGCCTCAACCACAGGCATACATCCATCTATATCATTCACCAAAAGATGAACAAGTGCCTTACTCTAACTCAGTAAATGCGCATGCAGCCTGGCCTGCCACCAGTCTGACTGATTTAGAGATGCCTAAACATGCTACCTGCGGAGTTGAATTTATCATGCGGTACATGGGATTATGGGAAATCTTCGGGCCATTGATATTGGCTGGCCAATAA
- a CDS encoding flavodoxin family protein — protein sequence MKLIMSDKPLNISIQHTDEIKHIDLSSLTIANCMGCFGCWTKTPGRCVIRDDATQVYPYIAQSNAVLYISRLKYGGYDTIMKTMLERAIPVQQAFIRIHQGETHHVQRAVKAKQATIIAYGDISNEEKGIFRQLIARNAHNMSFTSYEIIFVTEAMLDSMVKTVLEKWEKS from the coding sequence ATGAAATTAATCATGAGTGACAAGCCGCTGAATATATCTATTCAGCACACCGACGAGATCAAGCACATCGATCTTTCGTCTCTGACTATTGCCAACTGCATGGGATGTTTCGGATGTTGGACCAAAACCCCGGGACGATGTGTTATCCGCGATGATGCCACCCAAGTATATCCTTACATTGCGCAAAGCAATGCAGTTTTATACATCAGTCGCTTGAAATACGGCGGATACGACACCATTATGAAAACGATGTTAGAACGGGCTATTCCGGTTCAACAGGCATTTATTCGGATTCACCAAGGTGAAACGCACCATGTACAACGGGCTGTAAAGGCCAAACAAGCTACGATCATTGCCTATGGCGATATTTCAAACGAAGAAAAAGGCATCTTCAGACAACTGATTGCCCGGAATGCTCATAATATGAGCTTCACCAGCTATGAAATCATTTTTGTAACAGAAGCCATGCTTGACAGCATGGTTAAAACCGTACTTGAAAAATGGGAAAAATCTTAA
- a CDS encoding GNAT family N-acetyltransferase, whose product MPSFVIRSLQVNETPLLRDFLYEAIYVPEGVVPPPRSVVDLPELQVYIKDFGDRKDDLCFVAEQDNQIIGAVWTRIMNDYGHIDNHTPSLAISLYEPYRGKGIGTLLMKTMLTALEGKGYPKVSLSVQKENYAVTWYRKLGFDVVRETTEEYIMVKEF is encoded by the coding sequence ATGCCATCTTTTGTCATTCGTTCTTTACAAGTAAACGAAACGCCTCTGTTGCGCGATTTCCTCTACGAAGCCATCTATGTGCCGGAAGGAGTGGTGCCGCCGCCCCGCAGTGTGGTGGACTTACCTGAATTGCAAGTTTATATTAAGGACTTTGGTGATAGGAAAGACGATTTATGTTTCGTTGCAGAGCAGGATAATCAGATAATTGGCGCTGTATGGACTCGAATAATGAATGATTATGGCCATATTGACAATCATACTCCGTCTCTTGCCATATCCTTATATGAACCATACAGGGGTAAAGGTATTGGAACTTTATTGATGAAAACCATGCTTACTGCTTTAGAAGGTAAAGGTTATCCGAAAGTTTCGCTCTCTGTCCAGAAAGAAAATTATGCAGTAACATGGTATCGAAAATTAGGATTTGATGTGGTGAGGGAGACAACAGAAGAATACATCATGGTGAAAGAATTTTAG
- a CDS encoding ATP-binding protein has protein sequence MAKLYPVGIQDFKKIRTGGYVYVDKTALLHRLVSTGSYYFFGRPRRFGKSLMISTLEAYFEGKKELFKGLAMDELEKDWIERPVLHIDLNSQEYNSRKSLEDILDGYLTRWEEQYGRDPGGNSLSLRFGGVIRRAAKQTGQNVAILIDEYDKPLIQALGNEELQDEYRNILKAFYGNLKSCDGYIRFALLTGVTRFSRVSIFSDLNNLNDVTMDPQYATMCGITESELLPNFEEDIQELAQRQKISFEDACTLLRNKFDGYHFVPDGEGIYNPFSLLNTFYRMSPDNYWFSTGTPTILVKLLQQNHYNLSNLDGNVEASADNLTGLENIQKNPIPLLFQSGYLTIKDYDSRFRIYTLGFPNEEVEQGFIDFLVPTYVNLSDGNSAFQIRKFVEEVEKGRVDDFMVRLRSFLADTPYELIREQELHYQNVLFIVFKLLGFYTEAEYHTSQGRIDLVVKTSDYIYVMEFKFQGTAEEALAQINAKNYATPFAADPRTLYKIGVNFSNETRNIERWVVE, from the coding sequence ATGGCAAAATTATATCCAGTTGGCATACAAGACTTCAAGAAGATCCGTACGGGCGGATATGTTTATGTGGACAAGACGGCACTGCTTCATCGTCTGGTTAGTACCGGTAGTTATTATTTCTTCGGCCGTCCGCGCCGCTTTGGTAAGAGTCTGATGATTTCTACATTGGAAGCATACTTTGAGGGTAAAAAAGAACTTTTCAAAGGGCTTGCGATGGATGAGTTGGAAAAAGACTGGATTGAGCGTCCGGTTTTGCATATCGATCTTAATAGCCAGGAATATAACTCTCGTAAAAGCTTGGAAGATATTCTGGATGGTTACTTAACGCGTTGGGAAGAACAGTACGGTCGTGATCCGGGAGGTAATTCATTATCCCTTCGTTTTGGAGGTGTTATCCGTCGTGCTGCCAAACAGACGGGTCAGAATGTGGCAATTCTCATTGATGAATACGACAAACCTCTTATTCAGGCTTTAGGTAATGAAGAGTTGCAGGATGAATATCGTAATATTCTGAAGGCCTTCTATGGCAATTTGAAATCGTGCGACGGCTATATCCGCTTTGCGTTGCTGACAGGTGTGACGCGTTTCAGCCGAGTGAGTATCTTCAGCGACTTGAATAACCTGAATGATGTAACGATGGATCCGCAGTATGCTACGATGTGTGGAATTACCGAATCCGAACTTTTACCCAATTTTGAGGAAGATATTCAAGAATTGGCACAGCGACAGAAGATCAGTTTCGAGGATGCTTGTACGCTCTTACGCAATAAGTTTGACGGATATCATTTCGTTCCCGACGGTGAAGGAATCTACAATCCTTTTAGTCTGCTGAATACCTTCTACCGGATGTCGCCGGATAATTATTGGTTCAGTACCGGTACGCCTACGATCCTGGTGAAGCTCTTGCAACAGAACCATTACAATTTGAGTAACTTGGATGGAAACGTAGAAGCTTCTGCCGATAATCTGACAGGTTTGGAGAATATACAGAAGAATCCTATCCCATTATTGTTCCAAAGTGGCTATTTGACAATTAAAGATTACGACTCTCGTTTCCGCATTTATACGTTGGGTTTCCCGAACGAGGAGGTGGAACAAGGTTTTATTGACTTTTTAGTTCCGACGTATGTGAATCTGAGTGATGGTAATTCTGCTTTCCAAATTAGGAAATTTGTGGAAGAAGTAGAGAAAGGTCGTGTCGACGACTTTATGGTGCGTTTACGAAGTTTCCTGGCCGATACGCCTTACGAGCTTATCCGTGAACAGGAATTGCACTACCAGAATGTACTTTTTATTGTCTTTAAGTTATTAGGTTTTTACACCGAGGCGGAATATCATACTTCACAAGGGCGTATTGATCTTGTGGTGAAGACTTCCGACTATATCTACGTAATGGAATTCAAATTCCAGGGAACGGCAGAGGAGGCGTTGGCACAAATCAATGCCAAGAATTATGCCACTCCCTTCGCCGCCGATCCACGCACGCTTTATAAGATTGGCGTGAACTTTAGCAACGAGACACGCAATATCGAGCGGTGGGTGGTGGAGTAA